The sequence CTGGTTTTTATCCCATATACCAAGGCTTTCATCGTAAACTCAAGATCTTCAACCAAAGAGTGAGCTCCCCAGCCAAATTTCTTAAGTACATCGTAGGAAATACACATCCCCGTACCAGCCAGGGTATTGGAAACTCCGAAATTAAACCTGGCCAGCTGGACCAGCCTATTCATCATCCAAAATGCAATTGAAAATGAAGTGGTGACCCAGGTATCATAAGGGTTCTTAGAATCCACATAGCCCTGAATGATTTGATCTCCCTGGCAGAGCTTTTTATTCATCTCTCTGAGGAAGTTACCCTTGACGAGATTATCGGCATCAAACAAAACAAAAGCATCATACGTATGGTCTAAAGCAAAAATCTTCGCAAATAAGTATTCCAAGGCATAGCCTTTCCCGCGTTTTGTCTCATCAAAACGCTTGTACACATAGGCTCCAGCTTTTTTTGCCAGGTAAGCAGTGTTATCGGTGCAATTATCGGCCACAACAAAGATGTCAAAAAGTTCTCTCGGATAATCCAGATTTTTAAGGTTGTTAATCAGTGGCGCGATTACCCTTTGCTCATTATGGGCGGCAACGACAATCGCAAATCTATTCTTGGGTTCAAATTCATCATCTTCAGGTTTCCGATGCATCCCCAGAATCGATAAAATAAAATAATACAAAGTCACAAAAATAATGATGACTTGTAAAGAAATCATAATAATGTTAAAAATTTCTTGCACAATATTGGAAAAACTATCCAAAAATCTTACCCCCCCTCAATTTATCAATTTTAGCAGATATTACTGCTGCCTGCAATAAGACTTGTACAATATCTTAAGAATCTATTTTATTATTCTTTTAAGGCAACAAACATACACAAATGTTTATATTCAAACATTTTTTTCTTGGAAGTCAATTATCGACGGAACTCTTCATTTTTTACGTCCGAATAATTTATAGATGATGATGCCGGCAAAACCAATCATCATCACGATTAACAGCAGGCTGATCTTTAACGCCAAAAAAACGGAAGACCAGTAGGTACCGGCAACCTGTGTTCCGCTTACGAAAGGTATCATATTACGGAACAGTGCCCCAATACCCTGCCCGATGATCACCATCAGAATAATTCCGACGGTTATTAACAGTATTCCCAGAAGACCAATTGGACTATCCGAACGTCTTTTATTTAATTTTTGCCTTTTCCACCAA is a genomic window of Dehalobacter sp. 12DCB1 containing:
- a CDS encoding glycosyltransferase family 2 protein; this encodes MDSFSNIVQEIFNIIMISLQVIIIFVTLYYFILSILGMHRKPEDDEFEPKNRFAIVVAAHNEQRVIAPLINNLKNLDYPRELFDIFVVADNCTDNTAYLAKKAGAYVYKRFDETKRGKGYALEYLFAKIFALDHTYDAFVLFDADNLVKGNFLREMNKKLCQGDQIIQGYVDSKNPYDTWVTTSFSIAFWMMNRLVQLARFNFGVSNTLAGTGMCISYDVLKKFGWGAHSLVEDLEFTMKALVYGIKTSWAHDAVVYDEKPLSFVQSCHQRKRWAQGQVDVACRYLPILLVKGFREKKWLYFDAAMHLFQPFFLIISASFILMQVLFFLRPYYVNLFIDYIPAGVWQVLSGSVIVFAILSLYLDKKPTKAYFGLILYPIFMYSWIPIIIAGFIHRNKKEWSHTLHTRSINYEEIRAEEKVSTS